A window of Staphylococcus lloydii genomic DNA:
ACCTGACGGTGTAACGTTTGATCCAGAAACGAATACAATTAGTGGTAGTCCAAGTGAAGTGGGAGAATATCCAATCACAGTGACAACAACAGATGCGGTAGGTAATCACACAGAAACGACGTTCACGATTACCGTGGTAGACAAGACAGCACCAACAGTTGAAGCGATTGATGACCAAACGAAAGAAGTTAATACACCGATTGATACGATTACAATTAAAGGTCAAGATAATAGTGGTAAATCAGTCAAAAATGAAGTGAACGGTTTACCGGACGGTGTCACGTTTGACCCAACAACGAACACAATTAGTGGTACACCTACTAATGTTGGAACTTCGACAGTAACTGTAACATCGACAGATCCAAGTGGTAATACAACGAAAACGACATTCACGATTACGGTGACAGATAACACGGCACCAACGGTTGAGGCAATAGGTGACCAAACGAAAGAAGTTAATACACCGATTGATACGATTACAATAAAAGCTGAAGACAATAGTGGCAAACCAGTTAAGAATGAAGTGAGCGGCTTACCAAAAGGTGTGACATTTGATCCAGAAACAAACACAATTAGTGGCACACCAAGCGAAGTTGGAACAAATAAAGTAACGGTGATTACAACAGATGCGAATGGTAACCACACAGAAACAACGTTCACGATTATAGTGAAAGATGAAACAGCACCGACGGTGGAAGCGATTGATAGTCAAACGAAAGAAGTTAATACACCGATTGACTCAATCACAATAAAAGCTGAAGACAATAGCGGCAAAACCGTAACGAATGAAGTGAGCGGTTTACCTAAAGGCGTGACATTTGATCCAGAAACAAACACAATTAGCGGAACACCAAGCGAAGTTGGAACATCTGAAGTTACGGTAACAACGAAAGATTCAAGCGGCAATATAACAAAAACAACATTCACGATTACGGTGAAAGATGAAACAGCACCGATGGTGGAAGCGATAGATGATCAAACAAAAGAAGTTAATACACCAATTGATACGATTACAATAAAAGCTGAAGACAACAGTGGCAAACCCGTAACGAATGAAGTGAGTGGCTTACCAAAAGGTGTGACATTTGATCCATCAACAAACACGATTAGTGGCAGCCCAAGTGAAGTTGGAGAGTATCCAGTTACGGTTACTACAACAGACGCAGAAGGTAACCACACGGAAACAACGTTCACGATTACAGTGAAGGATGAAACGGCACCAACGGTGGAAGCAATAGATGACCAAACGAAAGAAGTTAATACACCAATTGATTCAATCACAATAAAAGCTGAAGATAATAGTGGCAAGCCTGTCACAAACAAAGTAGAAGGTTTACCAGAGGGTGTAACGTTTGACCCAACAACGAACACAATTAGTGGCACACCAAGTGAAGTTGGTAAATATCCTATCACAGTGACGACAACGGACGCGGAAGGTAATCACACAGAAACGACGTTCACGATTACAGTGGTAGACAAGACAGCACCAACAGTTGAATCGATTGGTGAACAAACAAAAGAAGTGAACACACCAATTGACCCAATCACAATAAAAGCTGAAGATAATAGCGGCAAACCAGTAACGAATGAAGTGAGCGGTTTACCAAAAGGTGTAACATTTGATCCATCAACAAATACAATTAGCGGAACACCAAGCGAAGTTGGAACATCTGAAGTTACGGTAACGACGAAAGATTCAAGCGGCAATACAACGAAAACGACATTCACGATTACGGTGAAAGATGAAACAGCACCGACGGTGGAAGCGATTGGTGACCAAACGAAAGAAGTTAATACACCGATTGATTCGATTACAATTAAAGGTCAAGACAACAGTGGCAAACCAGTAACGAATGAAGTGAGTGGCTTACCAAAAGGTGTGACGTTTGATCCAACAACGAATACAATTAGCGGAACACCAAGCGAAGTTGGAAATTCGACAGTAACTGTAACATCGACAGATCCAAGTGGTAATACAACGAAAACGACATTCACGATTACAGTGACAGATAACACGGCACCAACGGTTGAGGCAATAGGTGACCAAACGAAAGAAGTTAATACACCAATTGATTCAATTACAATCAAAGTTGAAGACAATAGCGGTAAGCCTGTCACAAACAAAGTAGAAGGTTTACCAGAGGGTGTCACGTTTGATTCAGAAACGAACACAATTAGTGGTACACCTACTAATGTTGGGAATTCGACAGTAACTGTAACATCGACAGATCCAAGCGGTAATGTTACAAAAACAACATTCACAATCACAGTGACAGATAATACAGCACCGACAGTAGAAGCTATTCCGAGTCAAACCAAAGAAGTAAATACGCCAATTGATACAATTACAATTAAAGGTAAAGATAATAGCGGTAAAGCAGTGACAAACAAAGTAGAAGGCTTACCAGAGGGTGTCACGTTTGATCCAGAAACGAACACAATTAGTGGTACACCTACTAATGTTGGAACTTCGACAGTAACTGTAACATCGACAGATCCAAGTGGTAATACAACGAAAACGACATTCAAGATTACAGTGAAGGATGAAACGGCACCGACGGTGGAAGCGATTGACAATCAAACGAAAGAAGTCAATACACCAATTGATACGATTACAATTAAAGGTGAAGACAATAGTGGTAAACCCGTAACGAATGAAGTGAAAGGCTTACCGGACGGTGTAACATTTGATCCGTCAACGAACACAATTAGTGGTAGTCCAAGTGAAGTTGGAACAAATAAAGTAACGGTGATTACAACAGATGAGCAAGGTAACCACACAGAAACAACGTTCACGATTACAGTAAAAGACGAAACGGCACCAACGGTGGAAGCAATAGGTAATCAAACCAAAGAAGTGAATACAGCGATTACACCTATTACTATTTCAACTTCAGATAATAGTAAAGGTAAAGTTACGAATGTGGTAGATGGCTTACCAGAGGGTGTAACATTTGATTCAACAACGAATACAATTAGCGGGACACCTACTAATGTTGGGACTTCGACAGTAACTGTAACATCGACAGATCCAAGCGGTAATGCTACTAAAACAACGTTCACAATCACAGTGACAGATAACACAGCACCGACAGTAGAAGCTATTCCGAGTCAAACCAAAGAAGTAAATACGCCAATTGATACAATTACAATTAAAGGTCAAGATAATAGCGGTAAAGCTGTGACAAATGAAGTGAGTGGTTTACCAAAAGGTGTGACATTTGATCCATCAACAAACACAATTAGTGGTAGTCCAAGTGAAGTTGGAACATCTCAAGTGACAGTTACGACAAAAGATCCAAGTGGTAATACAACAAAAACAACATTCACAATCACAGTGACAGATAACACAGCACCGACAGTGGAAGCGATTGGCAATCAAACGAAAGAAGTTAATACACCGATTGATACGATTACAATTAAAGGTCAAGATAATAGTGGTAAACCCGTAACGAATGAAGTGAAAGGCTTACCGGACGGTGTAACATTTGATCCGTCAACGAACACAATTAGTGGCACGCCAAGTGAAGTTGGAACAAATAAAGTAACGGTGATTACAACAGATGAGCAAGGTAACCACACAGAAACAACGTTCACGATTACAGTAAAAGACGAAACGGCACCAACGGTGGAAGCAATAGGTAATCAAACCAAAGAAGTAAACACACCAATTGATACGATTACAATTAAAGGTGAAGATAACAGTGGCAAACCCGTAACGAATGAAGTGAGCGGTTTACCAAAAGGCGTGACATTTGATCCAACAACAAACACAATTAGCGGAACACCAAGCGAAGTAGGAACATCTGAAGTTACGGTAACAACGAAAGATTCAAGCGGCAATACAACAAAAACAACATTCACGATTACAGTAGTAGACAAGACAGCACCAACGGTGGAAGCTATTCCGAGTCAAACAAAAGAAGTCAATACACCAATTGATACGATTACAATCAAAGGTGAAGACAATAGTGGTAAGCCTGTCACAAACAAAGTAGAAGGTTTACCAGAGGGTGTCACGTTTGATCCAGAAACGAACACAATTAGTGGTACACCTACTAATGTTGGAAATTCGACAGTAACTGTAACATCGACAGATCCAAGTGGTAATACAACGAAAACGACATTCACGATTACGGTGAAAGATGAAACAGCACCAACTGTGGAAGTGATTGATAGTCAAACGGAAGAAGTTAATACACCAATTGATTCAATTACAATCAAAGGTGAAGATAATAGTGGTAAACCAGTCAAAAATGAAGTGAAAGGTCTACCGGACGGCGTAACGTTTGATCCATCAACGAACACAATCAGTGGTAGTCCAAGTGAAGTCGGAGAATATCCAATCACAGTTACGACAACAGATGAGCAAGGTAACCACACAGAAACAACGTTCACGATTACAGTGACAGATAACACGGCACCAACGGTGGAAGCAATAGGTAATCAAACCAAAGAAGTGAACACACCAATTGATTCAATTACAATCAAAGGTAAAGATAATAGTGGCAAACCAGTCAAAAATGAAGTGAGCGGTTTACCAAAAGGCGTGACATTTGATCCAACAACAAACACAATCAGTGGCAGCCCAAGTGAAGTTGGAGAATACCCAGTTACGGTAACGACAACAGATGAGCAAGGTAACCACACAGAAACAACATTCACAATTACAGTGATAGATAAGACGGCGCCGACGGTCGAAGCGATTGGCAATCAAACGAAAGAAGTGAACACACCAATTGATACGATTACAATTAAAGGTCAAGACAATAGTGGTAAACCCGTAACGAATGAAGTGAGTGGCTTACCAAAAGGCGTGACATTTGATCCAGCAACGAACACAATCAGTGGTAGTCCAAGTGAAGTTGGAGAATACCCAATCACAGTGACAACAACAGATGAGCAAGGTAACCATACAGAAACAACGTTCACGATTACAGTAGTAGATAAGACAGCACCAACGGTGGAAGCTATTCCGAGTCAAACAAAAGAAGTAAATACACCGATTGATACAATTAAAATTAAAGGTCAAGACAACAGTGGTAAACCAGTCACAAATGAAGTAAAAGGTTTACCGAAAGGCGTAACATTTGATCCATCAACAAACACAATCAGTGGCACACCAAGTGAAGTGGGCACATACCCAATCACAGTGATAACAACAGATGAGCAAGGTAATCACACAGAAACAACGTTCACGATTACAGTGGTAGACAAGACAGCACCTACAGTAGAACCGATAGGTGATCAAACCAAAGAAGTAAATACACCGATTGACCCAATCATAATCAAAGGTGAAGATAATAGTGGTAAACCAGTCACAAATGAAGTAAAAGGTTTACCAAAAGGCGTAACGTTTGATCCAGAAACGAACACAATAAGTGGTACACCAAGTGAAGTGGGCACATACCCAATTACAGTGATAACAACAGATGCGAATGGTAATCAAACGGAGACAACGTTCATAATTACAGTGACTCCAAAAGATTCTGGTGAACCAAGTACACCAAGCAATCCAGGAGAGCCAAGTACACCAAGCAATCCAGGAGAGCCAAGTACACCAAGTAATCCAGGAGAGCCAAGTACACCAAGTAATCCAGGAGAACCAAGTACGCCAAGTAATCCAGGAGAGCCAAGTACACCAAGTAATCCAGGAGAACCAAGTACGCCAAGCAATCCAGGGGAGCCAAATGTACCAAGTAATCCAGGGGAGCCAAATGCACCGAGCAACCCAGCAGAACCAAGTACATCAAGCGAAACGGTCGCACCGGAACTTAACGTTCAAGATACTTCTGGTATAGGTTCAACAGATAACAGCACTCAAGATGATGTTGCTACAAAAGATAAGAAGGAAAACAATAAGCATTCATTGCCAGAAACTGGTGGAGATAAGTCGAGCAATACTACATTAATTGGTGGTATTCTAGCAGCTATTGTAGGAATCTTCTTATTAGGTAGAAGAAGAAAAAAACAATAAAATAATTGTTTCACTTAGCAGGGTAATAATTTATAAGTAAATAAAAGCTACATGATATCTATTTGGATACCATGTAGCTTTTTGTATTATATATTGGTTATTTGTTGATTTTAATAATCATATGATTGTTTTTATAATCGTACATAAAGCAAAATTTTTATGCTGTATTGAACGTTATTACGAATTTATTTCCCTATTTCTTGTTTGATTTGTTTGGTTGCTTGGATTTGTTTTTGGTGGTTTAAATAATCTTTTACTTGTTGTTGTGACGCTTCTGGATTTTGCTTTTTATAGTTACTCGCTAATTGTTGCATTACTTTTTTCTGTTCTTGTTGAGTTCCTGCATTATTTTGCTTTTGTTGTGAATTTTGTAATTGCTTTGCCTGTTTAGCATCTAAAACGACCCAAGTATCTTTAGGTACTGTTACAACTGTCACTTTTTTTATTAGTTCTTGGTTGTTATGCCCGAAGCTAAATAATGATTTGTAAATATCTGATTTCCAAACCCAAACTTCTTTGCGAGTTTGTTTTGTCGCTTTTTTAGTATCTTTCACTTTATACGTCGCTTGGTGTTTAACTGATTCTGATAATTGATCTTTATCCATGTTAGGTTTGAAATGTGTCTGGGCTTTTTGGTCGTCTGAATGATTCTTATAAACCATAATATAATTGTTTGTCTTTTTGCCAATCTCGTTAGCAATTAACATATTGGCTGGGCTGTCTTTAGAACCAGCACTATATATTTCTTTTTTGTCAGAAGTGATTACTTTTTTCTCCATACCCCAATGATGTGTCATATTAGCTGTGATACCCACAATCATCAGTAATAAGGCGAATGTGAAAATAGAACCTAATATATAACGTGTGACTTTATGAGGAATTAATAACCAACTAACAAATACACATAACGTTAAAATAATTGTTATTATCATATTATTTGTCCTCACTTTCTGTTGAATTCATTTTCAAGAATGGCACGATGAGCACACCGACTAACGCAAAGAAGATACCTATCATAAATGCTGTATTAAAGCCGTCAATTGACGCTTGTTGTGCTTGTTCAGCATATTTTAAAGGGTTGCTATCTTTAAGGCCAGAAGCCGGCATATTGTTATTAATGATATTTTGTGTAACGGAAGTTAATAGTGCAACGGCTATAGATGAAGCGACTTGTCTAGCTGTATTATTGACCGCTGTGCCATGTGTTCCTTTTTCAACAGTTAAGGCATCCATTGCGTTTGTAGTTAAAGGCATCATCAAGATGGCGATACCGAACATACGAATTGCGTAAAGTACAAGTATTAATGTAGGTGATGTATTATCACTTAAAAATCCAAATGGTATGGATGATAAAGTTAAAATTGAAAAGCCTACAAAAGCTAAACGTTTAATGCCCACTTTGTTATATAACGTACCTGATATTGGTGAGATAAAACCGAGCATTAAAGCACCAGCGAGTAATGTTAAACCTGATTCAAAAGGTGAAAAGCCATGAATATTTTGTAAATAGGTTGGTAACATCATTTCCACACCGTACATGGCCATAGTGACCACAATCAACCCAATAGTTGCGATAGTGAATCCTTTAGATTTGAAGACACGTAAATCTAGGAAAGGATCTTTGGATTTGAGCTGTCTTATTACGAATAGTGTTAAAACTATAACACTAATAATGATAGGGAGGATAACGTAGTTTACGCTGTCCCAACCTTCACTTGAAACATTGGAGAATCCCCATAAAAAGAGACCGAAGCCAATACAAGATAGTATCAGTGAATAAATATCTAATTTTAATTTACGATTTGGTATAACGTCCTTCATAAAAAAGAAACTCAATACAAATGCGATAGCTACAATAATAATTGGTAATACAAAAATATTTCTCCATGAATCAGAAATCGTAATACCTAATAAAACATGGTCTTTATCTAAGATCCATCCTGCAAATGTAGGACCCATAGCCGGTGCTAAACCTACAGCTAAACCACTCAATCCCATAGCTGTTCCTCTTTTATTGATAGGAAACATATTGATAATAATAATTTGCATTAAAGGCATCATCAGTCCTACTGCTATTGCTGTTACGATGCGACCTGATAAGAAAATAATCCATGCATCATGATGTGATGGTGCGATAGCAGTCAGTATTAAACCGATTAATAGCATGCCGTATGCACAGACATGTAACCACTTAGTAGAAATTCTTGTTGCTAGAAAGGCAGATAATGGCACCATAATACCATTGGCAAGTAAAAACCAAGTCGTTGCTTGTTGCGCTGTACTAAAATCTATATCAAAGTCATTCATCAAAGTAGGCAGTGCCGTTCCTAATGACGTTTGCATGAGTGCGCCAGCAAATGTTGCTAGAAGAATAATACTCATAATAATTTTGGGTTTATATTGTTGTCCATGAATGTCTAAGTTCATATTTTTACTTGTTTGAGTAGACATAAACAAGCCTCCTAAAGTTCTTAATAATTAATACTTAGGAAATATAGCACCCTGTATGAAATTATAAAAGAACAAAATATGATACTATGTATGAAATCGAACAAATTGTATTATTTTGTGTTATATTTAGAAAATAGGAGTGATGACATGGGGTATCAAAGAAAGACTGCTTTAACTCAGAAGCACATTAAAAATAGTTTAATAACGTTATTAGATATACATAAATTTGACTTAATTACGGTAAACCAAATTGTGGAAGAAGCAGAAATCACAAGAAGTACTTTTTATAGATATTATGAAGATAAATATAGTCTACTATCAGAAATAGAAGAAGAAATTTTAAATCAATTACATGAAGCACGCCAGAAGATTAATCAACAATTTACGGAAGAAGATATGTTTACTGTCGAAGTGTTTCAACAATTGTTTGAAAGTTTAGAGTCGTACTCGGAAGCAATACGTGTTTTACTCGGTCATAATGGGGACACGAGTTTTGAAATGAAAATAAAAAATGAAATAGCTAAAAGGTTTGTCAATTTAGGGGAACTCCACCATGTTTCTAAAGTACGTGAGGACTTAGTGAAAGAATATTTATATGTCATTTTAATTAAAACATTCCAATATTGGTCAGCTAATAAAGAGAGTATTGACGTGAGGGAAGTTGCAGCGACGATTCGAGATATTCAATTAAAGGGTTTAAGAAAGGCGATTGGAATATAAATTTTGGTAAGAGCAAACAGTAGCACTAGTTATGAAAATGAGTAATGAAACCATTGGTTGTTGTGAAAGAAATTTAATGGTCAAATGTAGATAATCGCACCTTGTTGATTTAAGAATGCATTTTAAAAGTAAGAAAGAAGGGCTAGTCATTTACGACCTAGTTCTTCTTTTTTAATAAACGTAAGTGTTAGTTACTTCACAATTAATGCCTTAGACAATTATATTATTATTCATTACAAAATATTTTAAATAATATGTTATAAATTGCTAAAACTATAAATTCATTTGGTAAATGTTTGCTAATTATATATAAAGGGGAAAATATGAATAACAACTTACGAGTAAAAAAACAGAAGCACATTTATAAAAAGGCTTAAGTGGTTTCATTGTTATTAAGAAATACAATGTGGAAAGGAAATGAATAATAAAATGGCTGACAAAAATTATACTGCATCAGATTTGGTAATTGATACATTAAAAAATAACGGCGTAGAATATATTTTTGGTATTCCGGGTGCTAAAATCGATTACTTATTTAATTCGCTTAAAGATGGTGGTCCGGAGTTAATCGTAGCGCGTCATGAACAAAATGCAGCAATGATGGCTCAAGGTATTGGTCGTTTAACAGGACAACCTGGCGTTGCTATAGTTACGAGTGGCCCAGGGGTGAGTAATTTAACAACGGGTTTATTAACTGCAACGTCAGAAGGAGACCCTGTACTGGCAATAGGTGGGCAAGTTAAACGTCAAGATTTACTACGTTTAACGCATCAAAGTGTAGACAATGCATCATTATTAAAATCTTCAACAAAATATAGTGAAGAGGTTCAAGACCCAGAATCATTGTCTGAAGTCATGACAAATGCAATCAGAACGGCGACTGTAGGTAAGAATGGGGCAAGCTTTATTAGCGTTCCCCAAGATGTTATATCTTCAGAGGTGGAGTCACGCGCAATTTCACTTAGTCAAAAACCTAACTTAGGTGTGCCAAGTGAAAATGATATAAACGAAGTGATAGAAGCCATCGAAAATGCAAAATTCCCGGTACTTTTAACGGGTATGAGAAGCTCGAGTCATAATGAAACGCAGGCTATTCGAAAATTGGTTGAAAAAACGAATTTACCTGTAGTAGAAACTTTCCAAGGTGCTGGAGTGATTAGCCGCGAACTAGAAAATCACTTTTTCGGTCGTGTAGGTCTTTTCCGTAACCAAGTGGGCGACGAATTATTAAGAAAAAGTGATCTAGTGTTAACTATTGGTTATGATCCAATTGAATATGAAGCGAGTAATTGGAATAAAGAACTAGATACTAAAATTATCAATATTGATGAAGTCCAAGCAGAAATTAGTAATCATATGCAACCGGTAAAAGAATTAATTGGTAACATTGCTGGAACAATTGACATCATTTCTGACAAAGTTAATGCGCCATTCATAAATTCAAGTGATTTAGATGAACTAGAGAAATTAAGAGCCACTACGCTTGAGAAGACTGCGATCAAACCTACACATAAAGATGGGATTTTACATCCACTCGAAATCATTGATTCTATGC
This region includes:
- a CDS encoding TetR/AcrR family transcriptional regulator, which gives rise to MGYQRKTALTQKHIKNSLITLLDIHKFDLITVNQIVEEAEITRSTFYRYYEDKYSLLSEIEEEILNQLHEARQKINQQFTEEDMFTVEVFQQLFESLESYSEAIRVLLGHNGDTSFEMKIKNEIAKRFVNLGELHHVSKVREDLVKEYLYVILIKTFQYWSANKESIDVREVAATIRDIQLKGLRKAIGI
- a CDS encoding DUF4811 domain-containing protein, with translation MIITIILTLCVFVSWLLIPHKVTRYILGSIFTFALLLMIVGITANMTHHWGMEKKVITSDKKEIYSAGSKDSPANMLIANEIGKKTNNYIMVYKNHSDDQKAQTHFKPNMDKDQLSESVKHQATYKVKDTKKATKQTRKEVWVWKSDIYKSLFSFGHNNQELIKKVTVVTVPKDTWVVLDAKQAKQLQNSQQKQNNAGTQQEQKKVMQQLASNYKKQNPEASQQQVKDYLNHQKQIQATKQIKQEIGK
- a CDS encoding MDR family MFS transporter; the protein is MSTQTSKNMNLDIHGQQYKPKIIMSIILLATFAGALMQTSLGTALPTLMNDFDIDFSTAQQATTWFLLANGIMVPLSAFLATRISTKWLHVCAYGMLLIGLILTAIAPSHHDAWIIFLSGRIVTAIAVGLMMPLMQIIIINMFPINKRGTAMGLSGLAVGLAPAMGPTFAGWILDKDHVLLGITISDSWRNIFVLPIIIVAIAFVLSFFFMKDVIPNRKLKLDIYSLILSCIGFGLFLWGFSNVSSEGWDSVNYVILPIIISVIVLTLFVIRQLKSKDPFLDLRVFKSKGFTIATIGLIVVTMAMYGVEMMLPTYLQNIHGFSPFESGLTLLAGALMLGFISPISGTLYNKVGIKRLAFVGFSILTLSSIPFGFLSDNTSPTLILVLYAIRMFGIAILMMPLTTNAMDALTVEKGTHGTAVNNTARQVASSIAVALLTSVTQNIINNNMPASGLKDSNPLKYAEQAQQASIDGFNTAFMIGIFFALVGVLIVPFLKMNSTESEDK
- a CDS encoding putative Ig domain-containing protein, which codes for MKDTEENNQNKTEDNVKDTVKSTQSNAKDNVKDTDENKQNNAENKTTEVQSEDKLTTNEKESTLNANSKEDTIKQPKESNKLSETSSEADNHKIANIASADNSQNDDVSSLSSTNKLNTNSQNEVSKSDVSNQSNNDNSKSPSTTDTQIKQPVTTRSVKKLAVNNKLVSAASTTTVQTVDKNNFGNYFNVGGNASYNSSTGIVTLTQNARTQKGNMSLGSKIDMSQSFTLTGKINLGDKNGTKLGGDGIGFVFQPNNVNDIGDNGGALGIGGLKNAFGFKFDTWYNSDKTTTFNPDPSSFASNSSKVMGAFVTTDQNGKATTDADSVKFLPGPTNNTFNDVTIDYNGDTKTMTVSYVASGTTYTFTKNLSSLIQPNTNYALSMSSSTGLATNLQQFQISQFTYTAKGIVNVKYVDEKGNTIPGMSDEEKSGAINEKINFSDAIAKAQKNGYQLVSSSSTVPSAFDSASNSATVSTKNQTVTYVFKDISAPSISSIDNQTKEVNTAITPVTISTSDNSGGTVTNSVSGLPKGVTFDATTNTISGTPSTVGNYTVTVKSTDATGNSATTTFTITVKDTIAPVVTSIGNQTKEVNTAITPITISTSDNSKGKVTNVVDGLPDGVTFDSSTNTISGTPTNVGNSTVTVTSTDPSGNATKTTFTITVTDNTAPTVEAIPSQTKEVNTPIDSITIKGKDNSGKAVTNEVSGLPKGVTFDSATNTISGSPSEIGTSQVTVTTKDPSGNTTKTTFTITVTDSTAPTVETIPNQTKEVNTPIDAITIKGKDNSGKPVTNEVSGLPKGVTFDPSTNTISGTPSELGEYPVTVTTKDPSGNTTKTTFTITVQDKTAPTVEAIGSQTKEVNTPIDTITIKGQDNSGKPVTNEVSGLPKGVTFDPSTNTISGTPTNVGTSTVTVTTKDPSGNTTKTIFTITVKDTIAPVVTSIGNQTKEVNTAITPITISTSDNSKGKVTNVVDGLPEGVTFDSSTNTISGTPTNVGTSTVTVTSTDPSGNATKTTFTITVTDNTAPTVEAIPSQTKEVNTPIDTITIKGQDNSGKAVTNEVSGLPKGVTFDPSTNTISGSPSEVGTSQVTVTTKDPSGNTTKTTFTITVTDNTAPTVEAIPSQTKEVNTPINTITINGKDNSGKAVTNEVSGLPKGVTFDPTTNTISGSPSEIGTSQVTVTTKDPSGNTTKTTFTITVTDNTAPTVEAIDSQTKEVNTPIDTITIKGEDNSGKPVTNEVSGLPKGVTFDPSTNTISGTPSEVGTNKVTVITTDANGNHTETTFTITVTDNTAPTVEAIDSQTKEVNTPIDTITIKGEDNSGKAVTNEVSGLPKGVTFDPSTNTISGTPSEVGRSEVTVTTKDSSGNTTKTTFTITVTDNTAPTVEAIPSQTKEVNTPIDTITIKGQDNSGKPVKNEVKGLPDGVTFDSTTNTISGTPTNVGNSTVTVTSTDPSGNATKTTFTITVTDNTAPTVEAIPSQTKEVNTPINTITINGKDNSGKAVTNEVSGLPKGVTFDPLTNTISGSPSEIGTSQVTVTTKDPSGNTTKTTFTITVTDNTAPTVEAIDSQTKEVNTPIDTITIKGEDNSGKPVKNEVKGLPDGVTFDPATNTISGTPSEVGTNKVTVITTDEQGNHTETTFTITVKDETAPTVEAIGNQTKEVNTPIDSITIKGKDNSGKPVTNEVSGLPKGVTFDPSTNTISGTPSEVGTSEVTVTTKDSSGNTTKTTFTITVTDNTAPTVEAIPSQTKEVNTPIDTITIKGQDNSGKPVENEVKGLPDGVTFDPETNTISGSPSEVGEYPITVTTTDAVGNHTETTFTITVVDKTAPTVEAIDDQTKEVNTPIDTITIKGQDNSGKSVKNEVNGLPDGVTFDPTTNTISGTPTNVGTSTVTVTSTDPSGNTTKTTFTITVTDNTAPTVEAIGDQTKEVNTPIDTITIKAEDNSGKPVKNEVSGLPKGVTFDPETNTISGTPSEVGTNKVTVITTDANGNHTETTFTIIVKDETAPTVEAIDSQTKEVNTPIDSITIKAEDNSGKTVTNEVSGLPKGVTFDPETNTISGTPSEVGTSEVTVTTKDSSGNITKTTFTITVKDETAPMVEAIDDQTKEVNTPIDTITIKAEDNSGKPVTNEVSGLPKGVTFDPSTNTISGSPSEVGEYPVTVTTTDAEGNHTETTFTITVKDETAPTVEAIDDQTKEVNTPIDSITIKAEDNSGKPVTNKVEGLPEGVTFDPTTNTISGTPSEVGKYPITVTTTDAEGNHTETTFTITVVDKTAPTVESIGEQTKEVNTPIDPITIKAEDNSGKPVTNEVSGLPKGVTFDPSTNTISGTPSEVGTSEVTVTTKDSSGNTTKTTFTITVKDETAPTVEAIGDQTKEVNTPIDSITIKGQDNSGKPVTNEVSGLPKGVTFDPTTNTISGTPSEVGNSTVTVTSTDPSGNTTKTTFTITVTDNTAPTVEAIGDQTKEVNTPIDSITIKVEDNSGKPVTNKVEGLPEGVTFDSETNTISGTPTNVGNSTVTVTSTDPSGNVTKTTFTITVTDNTAPTVEAIPSQTKEVNTPIDTITIKGKDNSGKAVTNKVEGLPEGVTFDPETNTISGTPTNVGTSTVTVTSTDPSGNTTKTTFKITVKDETAPTVEAIDNQTKEVNTPIDTITIKGEDNSGKPVTNEVKGLPDGVTFDPSTNTISGSPSEVGTNKVTVITTDEQGNHTETTFTITVKDETAPTVEAIGNQTKEVNTAITPITISTSDNSKGKVTNVVDGLPEGVTFDSTTNTISGTPTNVGTSTVTVTSTDPSGNATKTTFTITVTDNTAPTVEAIPSQTKEVNTPIDTITIKGQDNSGKAVTNEVSGLPKGVTFDPSTNTISGSPSEVGTSQVTVTTKDPSGNTTKTTFTITVTDNTAPTVEAIGNQTKEVNTPIDTITIKGQDNSGKPVTNEVKGLPDGVTFDPSTNTISGTPSEVGTNKVTVITTDEQGNHTETTFTITVKDETAPTVEAIGNQTKEVNTPIDTITIKGEDNSGKPVTNEVSGLPKGVTFDPTTNTISGTPSEVGTSEVTVTTKDSSGNTTKTTFTITVVDKTAPTVEAIPSQTKEVNTPIDTITIKGEDNSGKPVTNKVEGLPEGVTFDPETNTISGTPTNVGNSTVTVTSTDPSGNTTKTTFTITVKDETAPTVEVIDSQTEEVNTPIDSITIKGEDNSGKPVKNEVKGLPDGVTFDPSTNTISGSPSEVGEYPITVTTTDEQGNHTETTFTITVTDNTAPTVEAIGNQTKEVNTPIDSITIKGKDNSGKPVKNEVSGLPKGVTFDPTTNTISGSPSEVGEYPVTVTTTDEQGNHTETTFTITVIDKTAPTVEAIGNQTKEVNTPIDTITIKGQDNSGKPVTNEVSGLPKGVTFDPATNTISGSPSEVGEYPITVTTTDEQGNHTETTFTITVVDKTAPTVEAIPSQTKEVNTPIDTIKIKGQDNSGKPVTNEVKGLPKGVTFDPSTNTISGTPSEVGTYPITVITTDEQGNHTETTFTITVVDKTAPTVEPIGDQTKEVNTPIDPIIIKGEDNSGKPVTNEVKGLPKGVTFDPETNTISGTPSEVGTYPITVITTDANGNQTETTFIITVTPKDSGEPSTPSNPGEPSTPSNPGEPSTPSNPGEPSTPSNPGEPSTPSNPGEPSTPSNPGEPSTPSNPGEPNVPSNPGEPNAPSNPAEPSTSSETVAPELNVQDTSGIGSTDNSTQDDVATKDKKENNKHSLPETGGDKSSNTTLIGGILAAIVGIFLLGRRRKKQ